DNA from Coffea arabica cultivar ET-39 chromosome 10c, Coffea Arabica ET-39 HiFi, whole genome shotgun sequence:
tactagaTAAATAGGACCATCGTTGCCGGAGCAGTTGCTGGAATCTGCAGTCACTACCATGTTTAACCACTTCACCTTGAAAGTACCATAAAATTTCTCTTTTATTCTTATCCTCGATTTTCTTTATTAATAGTTAAAATTATGGGCACTGCTCATTTTTTTATCCTTGAGCAAATTATCCCAGTGGCCACTAAACTTTTGCCATCGTCGAGTTTTggtcactcaactattaaaagtcTGGTTTTGGCCATCAAACTATATAAAAGGTAGACTCGAGCCCATTCTATTAGATTTAGTCGTTAACTTCGCAGAGGTGTCTGTCCGCGCGATTTCCAATACAAAATGTAGGGTCAATTTAGGAAGTCGAAAATATCACTTGCacctcttcttcctctcccatgcatctgttcttcttcttccttgcctaaacccaaatatcaaacaattgacaattaaagaaaaacgcAACAACGAAGAATTTTGGGGGATTGAGCGACAGCATAACGGGTTGACAAACAAGATCTTCATTTCCTGGAACGATGGAGTGGCCCAAGTGGGTGATTAGACCAAGGGGCCAGCATTTTGATCCATCTGATGCATACGGTAAAGTTTTAAAATCCCTAAGTTTGTTTAGTTATCCACATCCCAGGATAGATTGTGTGTTTCATGTATGTATGGGCTACATTTTATCGTTGTTTTGGCTTTTTGCAATAAAGCATAGAGATTTCATAGTACACTGATTAAAGTATTCTTAATGCTGGAAAAAggggttaataaataattcattCATTGAATTTGGGTTTACTAGTTTTgactaaaattttaatttttttaactaatCGCATGTCATGCAGTGCCAGGTTCTTCTCTGTTCACCATACGAATGTATCATGGGGGTAAATTCAATTGGCAAAATTACAGATACATTGATGGGCATGTAGATTATGTTGATTTATGTGATGCGGAAACAATGTCTGTGCATGAAATAAACTACATGGTGGATAAATTAGGGCATTATGGATGTATGGTGTATTACTATGTTGAGCCTGGAAAAGATTTTCgaaatgggttgaaggaattatCTACTGATAAAGCCATTATCAGTTTTTGCAATTGGGCTTATAAGCATAAAATCATGGAGGTGTACTGTGACCACCAGTCAAAGAATGAAATCAAGATGATGGCCACAAAGTCCCTTCCTTCTGATCTACAGCTGAGTAAAAAAGCCGCAGTCACCATCGAGGAACTTGACGAAAATGGAAATGTTATTAGGGAACCTGGATTTGAACTAGTGCCATTTACAGGATCAATTGGCAAGATAGATGTTGGGAACTCTTCTAAAGAGAATGCCTTGAATAATGGGGATGATGGGGATGCAAATGATAGAGGAAATATAGATGGCCAAGTGGAGACTGATATTGATTCGGATGGAGACTGTGATCGCTTTAGTGCTGATAGAGATTTCTGTAAGGATGAAGAAATGTTAGAAGAATTGATTGTTGAGGGGCTAAAATCTGGTGTGGATTCTTCAAATACAGAGCAACCTAGATCTTCACAACATCCCAATTCTAATGATGATTGTAATAATGCTGCACAACAGCAAGAATCAGTTGTAGATGAGCTAGGCAGACAACAACAAACAGCTGGGATGGATCCATGGTCACAACAATCAGGACTTGAAACTGAATTTGAACATCAGCAGTAGCCTGAGACAAATGAAGAACAACCCACGGATGTGGGAACTAGAAACCAACAGTCGCAGAGGAAGAAGCAAGTTAGAAGGAGAAGAAACAACAATAGAACATCAGGAGAAGAGGCAGCTCCTCATTTAGATGATGTCCATGCATTAGATAAAGACACAGTGGTGACTGAGTTGCATAGTGATGCTAGCTCCTCAGATGAAGAGAATGATGATGACTGAAGGAATAGGTATGTTGATTTCAATCCGGAGAGAGATCTAAAAGACCCTAATTTTGAGTTTCACATAGGAATGAAGTTTGAGTCAGCTGAACAGCTAAGATTAGCTGTTAGAACATATTCCATCATGAAAGGAAAACCAGTAAAGCCATacacaaatgaaaaaaaaaggtttagaGCAAAATGCAAACCTCCTTGCCAATGGTTTATTTATGCTTCAGTTGAGAGGGAACTTGGAATAGCTGATTTGGTTGTCAAGAGCATGAATAATGAGCACACAAACTGCAGTCATGTATGGAAGAACAAGAATATTTCTGCTAAGTGGCttgcaaacaagtacatggagaGATTTAGATGTAATGTTGAAATGTCTCCAAGATTATTAAGACAAATAGTTGATGAGGActtcaaagctgaaatttcaaaATGGGTGGCAtacaatgcaagggcaattgcTAAAAAGGAGATTCAAGGAAATGCAGAGCAGCAATATAAGGACATATGGAGATATTGTGCAGAAATTAAGAGGACACACCCAAATACCACAATGGAAGTTATGTTTACTCCCTTCAGACAACCTGGATGCAACCCAAAATTCATGAGACTTTATTGCTGTTTGGGACCATTAAAACAAGGCTTTCTTGACGGTTGTAGGCCCATTATTGGGGTTGATGGATGCCACATAAAGGCTGAATATCGGGGACAGCTGTTGACTGCTATTGGAGTAGATCCCAACAATGGATGGTGGCCCATTGCTTGGGCAGTGGTTGAGAGAGAAGCAACTGAACAGTGGAAATGGTTTTTTGAGCTGCTGAAGAATGACTTGCAGATTGAAAATGGGTACAGCTACACCTTTGTTTCTGACCAGCAGAAGGTATTAACTCCTTCCCTTTGTATATGCACTGTACATAGATCTGTTTCAATTTACTAATGCCTTTTGTTTGTAATAATTTATAGGGTCTTGACCGAGCATTATCTGAGGTAACGTGGTTCTAAGAATATGCATCAGCAACAGCAGAACCAACACCAGCACCAGAGTCAGCATGAACAGACCCAACACCAGCACCAGAGTCAGCATGAACAGACCCAACACCAGCACCAGAGGCAACATCAGACCCAACACCAATACCAGCACCAGAGGCAACATCAGACCCAACACCAGCATCAGATGCAGCATCATCAGGCCCAACAGCAGCACCAAAAGCAGCAGCAGACCCAACAGCAGCACCAGCACCAGCAACACCAGCAGCAGGATCAATATCAGCAGCAGCAAAATCAGCAACACCAGCAACAGAATCAACATCAGCAGCAGCAACAGCAGCAAGATCAGCAACAACAGCAGAATCAACAGCAGCAGCAGGATCAAGAGTATCAGCAGAACCAACAAGAACAGCAATCACAATCTGCTGTTGAGGAAAGTGAACATGCACAGCATCGACAGCAGGAAGAAGTTGTACAAAACCAACAACAGTCTCAGAGCCAAGGGGCTCATCAACAAAGGAAAGCAGGAAAACGAAAGTTAACAGATTCAGAAAAGGGGCGGATCAATGCCAATTATGCATATTTAGGTAAAGAACCTCCTTTCACTGTTGGAAATTGGAGGGGAAAATGGAGTAGAGCTGGTACTAGAAGAGGAGGAACTTCAGCAACAACTATCAGAGGACAACCAAGAGTCAAAAGAGGatcaaattgaagaggaagtAAAGCTATAGCTAGATTGGGACATAATTCAACTACATTTTGTCTTTTTGTATGaagtttgttttggatttgataTGCTGACCTATTACGAACATGGTCCATATGTACAAACAATTTATTTTGTCCAATCTACACAGATTGTTCTATGTTAATGCAG
Protein-coding regions in this window:
- the LOC140015817 gene encoding uncharacterized protein; translation: MKFESAEQLRLAVRTYSIMKGKPVKPYTNEKKRFRAKCKPPCQWFIYASVERELGIADLVVKSMNNEHTNCSHVWKNKNISAKWLANKYMERFRCNVEMSPRLLRQIVDEDFKAEISKWVAYNARAIAKKEIQGNAEQQYKDIWRYCAEIKRTHPNTTMEVMFTPFRQPGCNPKFMRLYCCLGPLKQGFLDGCRPIIGVDGCHIKAEYRGQLLTAIGVDPNNGWWPIAWAVVEREATEQWKWFFELLKNDLQIENGYSYTFVSDQQKGLDRALSEVTWF